In one Microbacterium invictum genomic region, the following are encoded:
- a CDS encoding helix-turn-helix domain-containing protein: MSPPAAAGRSYRSELRAQQAMQTRRKIVAAAADLFATQGYQATTLAAIARRAGVSAETVKAAASKAELLIAAFEVTFAGTEAAPSLAETEVAADVLDLPDEVFLTTVIRQIGSANARGYALWTVLLGAAASDPVVEAALQGILDRRAADYRRLVDELIARRLVPSSADPPGRAAAVSFLLSPEGYQQLVGQSGWTHEAYLRWAERAVRAEMSASAG; the protein is encoded by the coding sequence ATGTCTCCCCCCGCAGCCGCCGGCCGCAGCTACCGCTCGGAGCTTCGCGCGCAGCAGGCGATGCAGACGCGACGGAAGATCGTCGCCGCCGCCGCCGATCTCTTCGCCACGCAGGGCTATCAGGCCACGACCCTCGCCGCGATCGCGCGGCGCGCCGGCGTCTCGGCCGAGACCGTCAAGGCCGCGGCGTCGAAGGCGGAGCTGCTCATCGCCGCCTTCGAGGTCACGTTCGCCGGCACCGAGGCCGCACCGTCACTGGCCGAGACCGAGGTCGCCGCCGACGTGCTCGACCTTCCGGACGAGGTGTTCCTCACCACGGTGATCCGCCAGATCGGAAGTGCCAATGCCCGCGGGTACGCCCTGTGGACGGTGCTGCTCGGCGCCGCCGCATCCGATCCCGTGGTCGAGGCAGCGCTGCAGGGCATCCTCGACCGTCGCGCCGCCGACTACCGTCGGCTCGTCGACGAATTGATCGCACGCCGCCTCGTCCCCTCATCCGCCGATCCACCGGGCCGCGCGGCCGCCGTGTCGTTCCTCCTCTCCCCCGAGGGGTATCAGCAACTCGTCGGTCAGTCGGGCTGGACCCACGAGGCCTACCTGAGGTGGGCGGAGCGCGCCGTGCGCGCCGAGATGTCCGCGAGCGCGGGGTAG
- a CDS encoding glycosyltransferase, producing the protein MSTFLITCTPAHGHVMPLLRIARHLVDRGDTVRFLTSRRYAAQVQAAGAELVAMTDDADVDLDHADEAFPDRVGLTGPAALRFDMSTLFLRPAPAQLAMVRAELAAHPIDAVLTEPLFLGSALALHLPDRERVPVIVLGIFPLGVPSRDTAPFGLGVTPRAGWMGRARNAALRVAARHVIFGGVQREADALSRREVGATFGGLFLDWPRHADAIAQFSVSAFEYPRSDLAPNVHFVGPLTPAASDSSVPAWWDDLDTDRPVVHVTQGTIANSDFDQLVGPTLEALAERDVLVVVSTGGRPVEALGARVPANARVARYLPYDRLLPRVDVMVTNGGYGGVQQALAAGVPLVVAGQTEDKVEVSARVGWTGAGVNLRTSTPSTGAVGQAVERVLGEPSFRERARSLAAAYARADGLAGLTALLQTVVSRPGAPASTGAASTGSSGS; encoded by the coding sequence ATGTCCACCTTTCTCATCACCTGCACACCCGCCCACGGCCACGTCATGCCGCTGCTGCGCATCGCCCGTCACCTCGTCGACCGGGGTGACACCGTGCGCTTCCTCACCAGCCGGCGGTACGCGGCGCAGGTGCAGGCGGCGGGTGCCGAACTCGTCGCGATGACCGACGACGCCGATGTCGATCTCGACCACGCCGACGAGGCCTTTCCCGACCGGGTCGGACTGACGGGGCCCGCTGCGCTGCGCTTCGACATGAGCACCCTCTTCCTCCGACCCGCACCGGCGCAGCTCGCGATGGTGCGCGCGGAACTCGCCGCACACCCGATCGACGCCGTGCTCACCGAACCGCTCTTCCTCGGGTCGGCGCTCGCCCTCCACCTCCCCGACCGTGAGCGGGTGCCGGTGATCGTGCTCGGGATCTTCCCACTCGGGGTTCCCAGCCGCGACACGGCGCCCTTCGGCCTCGGCGTCACGCCGCGAGCGGGGTGGATGGGCCGGGCGCGCAACGCCGCACTGCGCGTGGCCGCTCGGCACGTCATCTTCGGCGGCGTCCAGCGCGAGGCCGACGCGCTCAGCCGGCGCGAGGTGGGCGCGACGTTCGGCGGCCTCTTCCTCGACTGGCCGCGCCACGCGGACGCGATCGCGCAGTTCAGCGTCTCGGCCTTCGAGTACCCGCGCTCGGATCTCGCCCCGAACGTGCACTTCGTGGGGCCCCTGACGCCCGCGGCATCCGACTCCTCTGTTCCCGCCTGGTGGGACGACCTCGACACCGATCGCCCCGTGGTCCACGTCACGCAGGGCACGATCGCCAACAGCGACTTCGATCAGCTCGTCGGGCCGACGCTCGAGGCGCTCGCCGAGCGGGATGTGCTCGTCGTCGTGTCGACGGGCGGCCGTCCGGTCGAGGCGCTCGGGGCCCGGGTGCCGGCGAACGCCCGGGTCGCGCGGTACCTCCCCTACGACCGTTTGCTCCCTCGAGTCGATGTCATGGTGACCAACGGCGGGTACGGCGGTGTGCAACAGGCCCTCGCCGCGGGGGTGCCGCTGGTGGTCGCCGGTCAGACCGAGGACAAGGTCGAGGTGAGCGCCCGAGTCGGGTGGACGGGGGCCGGCGTCAACCTGCGCACCTCGACGCCGTCGACCGGGGCGGTCGGTCAGGCGGTGGAGCGGGTGCTGGGTGAGCCCTCGTTCCGCGAGCGGGCGCGCTCGCTCGCCGCGGCGTACGCGCGCGCGGACGGACTGGCGGGACTCACCGCGCTGCTGCAGACCGTCGTCAGCCGCCCCGGCGCGCCCGCGTCGACGGGGGCGGCGTCGACGGGGTCGTCCGGATCGTGA